Proteins from a genomic interval of Rosa chinensis cultivar Old Blush chromosome 2, RchiOBHm-V2, whole genome shotgun sequence:
- the LOC112186327 gene encoding serine/threonine-protein kinase EDR1 codes for MMFLFFSSPCCLWSSCPLLLTYRDAYMWEMYNSSVQLNYQSHVSLFLYVCMYDLWLELCLSYWLGYLKLFRIPVLLKQCLHLFVCCNYFFPFIWFFSPEHPSFRARGRSMLGGDRKSFRDYADDMPKSSYRSDGASTSEARRLRRRSISITPEIGDDIVRAVRAMNETLKQNRLLRGQGDERSYSHSSNDSNNLQNNDQISTQKAISLPSSPHQYRSQTSERAGPSEFTRSAELVSTWNRILESATFDNKPLLPYQEWNIDFSELSVGTRVGIGFFGEVFRGIWNGTDVAIKVFLEQDLTTENMEDFCNEISILSRIRHPNVILFLGACTKPPRLSMVTEYMEMGSLYYLIHISGQKKKLSWRRKLKMLRDICRGLMCIHRMKIVHRDLKSANCLVNKHWAVKICDFGLSRMMTEANMKDSSSAGTPEWMAPELIRNEPFTEKCDIFSFGVIMWELCTLNRPWEGVPPERVVYAVANEGSRLDIPDNPLGRLISDCWTEPHLRPTCDEILSRLVDCE; via the exons AtgatgtttctctttttttcttctccttgttGCTTGTGGAGTTCTTGTCCACTTTTATTAACATATAGAGATGCTTACATGTGGGAAATGTATAACTCTAGCGTTCAACTCAATTATCAGTCACACGTATCCCTGTttttgtatgtatgtatgtatgatTTGTGGTTGGAATTGTGTTTAAGTTACTGGCTAGGATATCTAAAGTTGTTCAGAATTCCTGTTCTCTTGAAGCAATGTCTTCATTTATTTGTTTGCTgtaattatttttttcctttcatttggTTTTTCAGTCCAGAACATCCTTCCTTTCGGGCACGTGGCCGGTCCATGCTCGGTGGTGATAGGAAGTCTTTTAGAGATTATGCTGATGACATGCCTAAATCAAG CTACAGGTCAGATGGTGCATCAACATCAGAAGCACGtagattaagaagaagaagcattagTATTACTCCAGAGATTGGTGATGACATCGTAAG GGCTGTACGTGCGATGAATGAAACATTGAAGCAAAACCGTCTCTTAAGAGGGCAGGGAGATGAGAGGTCATACAGCCACTCTTCAAATGACAGTAATAATCTTCAGAATAAT GACCAAATCAGTACACAGAAAGCAATATCATTACCTTCATCGCCGCATCAGTATAGGAGCCAAACATCTGAGAGGGCTGGACCTTCAGAATTCACGAGAAGTGCTGAACTGGTTTCAACATGGAACAGAATTCTTGAATCTGCCACATTTGATAACAAACCTCTATTGCCTTACCAAGAATGGAATATTGATTTCTCAGAATTGAGTGTTGGAACTCGTGTTGGAATAG GATTCTTTGGAGAAGTCTTTCGTGGCATTTGGAATGGAACAGATGTTGCAATTAAGGTTTTTTTAGAGCAAGATCTTACTACTGAGAACATGGAAGATTTCTGCAATGAAATATCCATTCTTAG CCGCATTCGGCATCCAAATG TCATTTTATTTCTGGGTGCATGCACAAAGCCTCCACGCTTGTCAATGGTTACAGAATACATGGAGATGGGATCCTTGTATTATTTGATTCATATAAGTGGCCAGAAGAAGAAGCTTAGCTGGCGAAGGAAACTAAAAATGTTGCGCGATATATGCAG GGGGTTGATGTGCATACACCGCATGAAGATAGTTCATCGTGACCTAAAGAGCGCAAATTGTCTAGTGAATAAGCATTGGGCTGTCAAGATTTGTGATTTTGGGCTCTCAAGAATGATGACTGAGGCAAACATGAAGGACTCCTCATCTGCTGGAACTCCTGAATGGATGGCACCTGAGCTTATCCGAAATGAACCCTTCACAGAAAAGTGTGATATATTCAGCTTTGGGGTGATAATGTGGGAGCTCTGCACTCTAAATAGACCTTGGGAAGGAGTGCCACCAGAGAGG GTTGTTTATGCTGTTGCCAATGAGGGTTCACGGTTAGACATTCCGGATAATCCACTAGGCAGGCTCATCTCAG ATTGTTGGACAGAGCCGCATTTACGACCAACCTGTGATGAGATACTTTCGCGCTTGGTAGACTGCGAATAG
- the LOC112186326 gene encoding LOW QUALITY PROTEIN: F-box/LRR-repeat MAX2 homolog A-like (The sequence of the model RefSeq protein was modified relative to this genomic sequence to represent the inferred CDS: inserted 2 bases in 1 codon; deleted 1 base in 1 codon), whose translation MQSRSRGSPCHTTNHTPPITTLLSFLDSSLINLKTSMSAAAAAPITDLPEAILATIIGLVSDTRSRNSVALVCRKFRSLERATRTSLKLRGNARDLHLIPTCFTSVSDLDLSLLSPWGHALLSPSASSTDPALLAQRLRVAFPSVTSLTVYSRSSSTVQIVANLWPGLRRVKLVRWHLRPQSPLGADFEPLFQQCQTLSDLDLSEFYYWTEDLPPVLEAHPNVARSLTKLNLLTASITEGFKAIEIRSITEACPKLQQLFVACIFDPRYIGIVGEEALLAISTNCPELRVVHLIDTSSLANARGDPNDDGFTSEDAQIGRAALIDFFSGLPLLEELVLDVCKNVRDSGLALEVLASKCPRLRALKLGQFHGLCSAVXGPQLDGIALCHGLESLSIKNSADLTDMGLIEIARGCCKLAKFEVYGCKKITVKGLRTLACLLRKTLVDVSISCCKNLDAAGSVCALEPIRDRIQRLHIDCVWPRDFDLNQVNDYDVGDDESVVMSRNGNDDMDLKWSDEYEHRISKKCKYGSDGDCSYMPTNGYANGNGFWSDETWERLQYLSLWIEVGELLTSLPEVGLDECPNLEEIQIRVEGDCRGRHKPTQREFGLSCLSRFPRLSKMKLDCGDTVGFALTAPPGQMDLSLWERFFLSGIGELSLSEVDYWPPQDRDVNQRSLWLPAAGLLAECITLRKLFIHGTAHEHFMMFLVRNPNLNLSLRDVQLREDYYPAPENEMSTEMRVDSCCRFEDALNRRTILD comes from the exons ATGCAATCGCGTTCACGTGGCTCTCCATGCCACACGACAAATCACACCCCCCCAATTACTACTCTCCTTTCATTTCTGGATTCCTCTCTTATCAATCTCAAAACCAGCATgagcgccgccgccgccgctccGATCACTGACCTGCCGGAGGCGATTCTCGCCACCATCATCGGCCTGGTCTCCGACACCCGCTCCCGCAACTCGGTCGCCCTCGTCTGCCGCAAATTCCGCAGCCTCGAGAGAGCCACGCGCACCTCTCTCAAGCTCCGCGGCAACGCGCGCGACCTCCACCTGATCCCGACCTGCTTCACCTCCGTCTCCGACCTCGACCTCTCCCTCCTCTCGCCGTGGGGACACGCGCTGCTCTCCCCCTCCGCCTCCTCCACCGACCCCGCCCTCCTCGCCCAACGGCTCCGCGTCGCCTTCCCCTCCGTCACCTCCCTCACCGTCTACTCCCGATCCTCCTCCACCGTCCAGATTGTCGCCAATCTCTGGCCGGGACTCCGCCGCGTCAAGCTCGTCCGGTGGCATCTACGGCCGCAGTCGCCTCTCGGAGCCGACTTCGAGCCTCTCTTCCAGCAATGCCAGACTCTGTCCGATTTGGACTTGTCGGAATTCTACTACTGGACCGAGGACCTCCCTCCGGTTCTGGAAGCCCATCCCAACGTGGCCCGCTCTCTCACCAAGCTCAATCTCCTGACGGCGTCGATTACCGAGGGTTTCAAAGCCATCGAGATCCGATCCATCACCGAGGCCTGCCCCAAGCTTCAGCAGCTCTTCGTCGCTTGTATTTTTGATCCCAGATACATAGGGATCGTCGGGGAGGAGGCTCTCTTGGCCATATCGACCAATTGTCCGGAGCTCAGAGTCGTCCATCTCATCGATACGTCGTCCTTGGCCAACGCGCGTGGGGATCCAAACGACGACGGCTTCACATCGGAGGACGCTCAGATTGGGCGGGCGGCTTTGATCGACTTCTTCTCCGGGCTTCCTTTGCTGGAAGAGCTGGTGCTAGATGTGTGCAAGAACGTGAGGGACAGTGGATTGGCCTTGGAGGTTCTTGCTTCCAAGTGTCCCAGACTGAGAGCTCTCAAGCTTGGCCAGTTCCATGGGCTGTGCTCGGCGGT GGGTCCCCAGCTCGACGGCATTGCTCTGTGTCATGGGCTGGAGTCACTGTCGATCAAG AACTCTGCGGATTTGACAGATATGGGATTGATCGAAATCGCGAGGGGGTGTTGTAAGCTTGCAAAGTTTGAGGTGTATGGATGCAAGAAAATTACAGTGAAGGGGTTGAGGACGCTGGCTTGTTTGTTGAGGAAGACTTTAGTTGATGTGAGCATATCTTGCTGTAAGAACCTGGATGCTGCCGGCTCAGTCTGTGCTCTGGAGCCAATTCGCGATCGGATTCAGCGTCTGCACATAGATTGTGTCTGGCCACGGGACTTTGATCTCAATCAAGTCAATGATTATGATGTTGGTGATGATGAAAGTGTTGTGATGAGTCGGAATGGTAATGATGACATGGACCTGAAATGGAGTGATGAGTACGAGCACAGGATCAGCAAGAAGTGCAAGTATGGATCAGATGGGGACTGTTCCTATATGCCAACCAATGGCTACGCGAATGGAAATGGGTTTTGGAGTGATGAGACTTGGGAAAGGCTGCAGTACCTATCACTTTGGATTGAGGTGGGGGAGTTGCTGACATCATTGCCAGAGGTGGGTCTGGACGAGTGCCCCAATCTGGAGGAGATTCAGATCCGGGTGGAAGGCGATTGCAGGGGAAGGCACAAACCCACACAGCGAGAATTCGGGTTAAGCTGCCTATCCCGTTTTCCTCGGCTGTCAAAGATGAAGCTGGATTGTGGTGATACTGTGGGATTTGCACTGACTGCTCCACCAGGACAGATGGACTTGTCACTTTGGGAGAGGTTCTTCCTCTCTGGGATTGGAGAATTGAGTCTCAGCGAAGTCGATTATTGGCCACCTCAAGACCGGGATGTGAACCAGAGGAGTCTCTGGCTTCCAGCTGCCGGATTGCTGGCAGAATGCATCACACTCCGGAAGCTTTTCATCCATGGGACTGCTCACGAACATTTCATGATGTTCCTTGTGAGAAACCCAAACCTCAACCTCAGCTTAAGGGATGTGCAACTGAGAGAGGATTACTATCCAGCGCCCGAAAATGAAATGAGTACAGAGATGAGGGTGGACTCGTGCTGTCGCTTTGAAGATGCGCTGAACAGGCGCACAATCCTTGATTGA
- the LOC112189231 gene encoding seed biotin-containing protein SBP65, translated as MSSEQLRRENVTPEREVHIEKDKVPKITSHFESITVHVQEAGDKDTPMDSTKDSHDDKERKGNTVGDMGMGKSRETSEIGSHKLESLAGQMKEAEEKRGRESGARGVGKFEVQESDEGQKKGGRGEGREEMIVVSEGKEDSRVRQGGSEMEGRNMDIMDRESKSGAQSVGKLEVMRVDEEKGREGQGRQQMSSKGREGEGRESEGGSTQMMGKGEGMTQERGMDTEMMRSKEESRGRQQRRGTETESNVNKQQQQPRQQQPSLEEVSAFRQTAQQNSMAAMRAAEERYQKAKETANQTLATTTEKTKETAQKAKETASQTLGPAAQKAKETASTATEKAKEISSQTIGTATEKGAQVKDIALEKGQQGLYAAKDTLSSAGKKTVDYTVPLAEKSKDMAVSAGKTTLHYAGDVAVDLKDKATVAGWTAAHYTTEAAVEGTKAAAKVVAGAAGYAGHKAVDIVSKPLTVAKDAAVVTGEKAEEFTARKKEEAKKEYEAKKAAEASSPKGSETTYQGGESKSWEQEETWTKPVERESQHMQREGGRPTEKTSQETSELQREGAQEGGAGVLGTIGGTLGVIPGAVSETLVEIAENTKNFVIGQGESGMGEEGQGGWSSNAQQGGQGGRSSEKQGRQEGRSFEQQGKQSETVSVIPGTVGETLIEIAQTTKDNVIGQGQSAEESAEKDRRSSDQQQGLGAIPRAVGETMVGIAQTTKDNVDNITGLRQGRGQGQSRTDQQQGWKQDQTK; from the exons ATGTCTTCTGAGCAACTTAGGAGGGAGAATGTGACGCCCGAGAGGGAAGTTCACATTGAGAAAGACAAGGTGCCGAAGATCACCAGCCACTTCGAGTCAATCACCGTGCATGTGCAAGAAGCCGGCGACAAAGACACGCCTATGGACAGCACCAAAGACTCGCACGACGATAAAGAGCGGAAGGGAAACACCGTTGGGGACATGGGAATGGGAAAGTCCAGAGAGACTAGTGAGATCGGGAGTCACAAGCTGGAGTCCCTCGCGGGACAAATGAAGGAGGCTGAGGagaagagagggagggagagtgGTGCCCGCGGAGTAGGGAAGTTTGAGGTTCAAGAAAGTGATGAGGGTCAGAAGAAGGGAGGTAGAGGAGAGGGTAGAGAGGAAATGATTGTTGTGAGTGAAGGGAAGGAGGATTCAAGGGTGAGACAAGGTGGGAGTGAAATGGAAGGCAGAAACATGGACATAATGGACAGAGAGAGTAAGAGTGGAGCTCAAAGTGTCGGAAAGCTCGAAGTTATGAgggttgatgaagagaagggCAGAGAGGGTCAAGGTAGACAGCAAATGAGTTCTAAAGGGAGGGAGGGCGAGGGTAGAGAAAGTGAAGGTGGGAGCACACAAATGATGGGCAAAGGAGAGGGTATGACACAAGAGAGAGGAATGGACACGGAGATGATGAGAAGCAAAGAGGAAAGTCGCGGCCGCCAGCAGAGACGAGGCACAGAAACGGAGAGCAATGTGAacaagcagcagcagcaaccaCGACAACAACAACCATCTCTGGAAGAAGTTTCGGCATTTAGACAAACAGCACAGCAGAATTCCATGGCGGCAATGAGGGCGGCAGAAGAGCGATATCAGAAAGCTAAAGAAACTGCAAACCAGACACTCGCTACTACAACCGAGAAGACTAAAGAAACAGCCCAGAAGGCTAAAGAAACTGCAAGCCAGACACTAGGCCCTGCAGCCCAGAAAGCTAAAGAAACTGCCAGTACTGCTACCGAGAAGGCTAAAGAAATTTCAAGCCAGACAATTGGTACTGCAACTGAGAAAGGAGCACAAGTGAAAGACATAGCACTGGAAAAAGGCCAACAAGGATTATATGCAGCAAAAGATACTCTATCAAGTGCAGGGAAGAAAACGGTGGATTACACGGTGCCATTAGCAGAGAAATCTAAAGACATGGCCGTGTCTGCAGGTAAGACTACTCTGCATTATGCTGGTGATGTTGCGGTGGATTTGAAGGACAAGGCGACTGTGGCAGGTTGGACTGCGGCGCACTACACAACTGAGGCAGCAGTGGAGGGAACCAAAGCAGCTGCAAAAGTAGTTGCCGGAGCAGCAGGGTATGCTGGTCATAAGGCTGTGGATATTGTGTCCAAGCCTTTGACTGTTGCTAAAGATGCTGCTGTGGTGACTGGTGAGAAAGCTGAGGAGTTCACTGCTCGGAAGAAGGAAGAGGCGAAGAAAGAATATGAGGCCAAGAAAGCAGCTGAAGCAAGTAGTCCCAAG GGTTCTGAGACTACTTATCAAGGAGGAGAATCCAAAAGCTGGGAGCAAGAGGAAACATGGACGAAACCAGTTGAGAGGGAATCTCAGCATATGCAGAGAGAAGGTGGCAGACCAACTGAAAAAACCAGCCAAGAAACCTCTGAATTACAAAGGGAGGGAGCGCAAGAGGGCGGTGCTGGGGTGCTGGGAACAATCGGcgggactttgggtgtgatacCGGGAGCTGTTAGTGAGACATTGGTTGAGATAGCTGAGAATACAAAAAACTTTGTTATTGGGCAGGGTGAAAGTGGAATGGGTGAGGAGGGCCAGGGAGGGTGGAGCTCAAATGCACAGCAAGGAGGGCAGGGGGGGAGGTCATCTGAGAAGCAAGGCAGGCAAGAGGGGAGGTCATTTGAGCAGCAAGGCAAGCAGAGCGAGACTGTAAGTGTAATACCGGGAACTGTCGGCGAAACTTTGATTGAGATAGCTCAGACTACAAAAGACAACGTCATCGGGCAGGGCCAAAGCGCAGAGGAGAGTGCTGAGAAGGATCGCAGGTCATCTGATCAGCAGCAAGGCTTAGGTGCAATACCTCGTGCTGTTGGGGAGACTATGGTTGGAATAGCTCAGACAACAAAAGACAATGTTGACAATATTACTGGGCTTAGGCAGGGACGGGGACAGGGGCAGTCAAGAACTGATCAGCAGCAGGGATGGAAGCAAGACCAGACCAAATAA
- the LOC112188634 gene encoding signaling peptide TAXIMIN 1, whose protein sequence is MCSSEGDCRPLGFLLGLPFAFLSLLLSIVGIVIWIVGLLLTCICPCCLCVTVIVEVALELVKAPIHVMEWFTEQIPC, encoded by the exons ATGTGTTCTTCAGAAGGTGATTGCAGGCCTTTGGGTTTTCTACTCGGCCTTCCCTTTGCTTTTCTCTCCCTCCTCCTCTCCATCGTCGGCATCGTTATCTGGATCGTCGG ATTATTGCTGACATGCATTTGTCCGTGCTGCTTGTGCGTGACGGTTATAGTGGAGGTGGCTCTGGAGTTGGTCAAGGCACCAATTCATGTCATGGAGTGGTTCACTGAGCAAATCCCGTGTTAA